Proteins from one Solenopsis invicta isolate M01_SB chromosome 11, UNIL_Sinv_3.0, whole genome shotgun sequence genomic window:
- the LOC120358912 gene encoding uncharacterized protein LOC120358912 isoform X2 translates to MQVANSNRNKENVPTDNTLNDNAVDEVNFIKLSQSTLKEILTEIKEIRKGQDEILQKINNLENKSKSSKDILQAVQKLNLPVQTVEQFQILIKDEKALSILERYFILLGGLNISNALDGFLKASVTDKLIKTSFTWKEGEQKIRFRETPLSLRYYGALRQIEQFKNTSIKEFEVEMAKVIKNAQQRHYMVQHRVMQVSSSALQRSKMEEELAANYASAAARNRQ, encoded by the exons atgcaag TTGCCaattcaaatagaaataaagaaaacgtTCCAACCGACAATACATTAAACGACAACGCAGTGGatgaagtaaattttataaaactgtcACAATCGACTTTAAAAGAAATACTAACTGAAATAAA agaaataaGAAAGGGACAAGATGAAatacttcaaaaaataaataatttggaaaACAAATCAAAAAGTAGTAAAGATATTTTACAAGCTGTTCAGAAATTGAACCTTCCGGTGCAAACTGTAGAACAGtttcagattttaataaaagatgaaaaagcATTATCCATTTTg GAACGATATTTTATCCTTCTTGGGGGACTGAACATTTCAAATGCATTAGATGGCTTCTTGAAGGCAAGTGTAAcggataaattaattaagacaTCTTTTACATGGAAAGAGGGTGAACAAAAAATTCGGTTTCGGGAAACGCCTTTAAGTCTACGATATTAtg GTGCTCTTCGACAAattgaacaatttaaaaatacctCTATTAAAGAGTTTGAAGTGGAAATGgccaaagtaataaaaaatgcacAACAGCGTCACTACATGGTTCAACATAGAGTAATGCAAGTAAGCTCCAGTGCTTTGCAACGATCTAAAATGGAAGAGGAGCTTGCGGCTAACTATGCGTCAGCTGCCGCTCGTAATCGACAGTAA
- the LOC120358912 gene encoding uncharacterized protein LOC120358912 isoform X1, with product MQFSVANSNRNKENVPTDNTLNDNAVDEVNFIKLSQSTLKEILTEIKEIRKGQDEILQKINNLENKSKSSKDILQAVQKLNLPVQTVEQFQILIKDEKALSILERYFILLGGLNISNALDGFLKASVTDKLIKTSFTWKEGEQKIRFRETPLSLRYYGALRQIEQFKNTSIKEFEVEMAKVIKNAQQRHYMVQHRVMQVSSSALQRSKMEEELAANYASAAARNRQ from the exons atgcaattttcaGTTGCCaattcaaatagaaataaagaaaacgtTCCAACCGACAATACATTAAACGACAACGCAGTGGatgaagtaaattttataaaactgtcACAATCGACTTTAAAAGAAATACTAACTGAAATAAA agaaataaGAAAGGGACAAGATGAAatacttcaaaaaataaataatttggaaaACAAATCAAAAAGTAGTAAAGATATTTTACAAGCTGTTCAGAAATTGAACCTTCCGGTGCAAACTGTAGAACAGtttcagattttaataaaagatgaaaaagcATTATCCATTTTg GAACGATATTTTATCCTTCTTGGGGGACTGAACATTTCAAATGCATTAGATGGCTTCTTGAAGGCAAGTGTAAcggataaattaattaagacaTCTTTTACATGGAAAGAGGGTGAACAAAAAATTCGGTTTCGGGAAACGCCTTTAAGTCTACGATATTAtg GTGCTCTTCGACAAattgaacaatttaaaaatacctCTATTAAAGAGTTTGAAGTGGAAATGgccaaagtaataaaaaatgcacAACAGCGTCACTACATGGTTCAACATAGAGTAATGCAAGTAAGCTCCAGTGCTTTGCAACGATCTAAAATGGAAGAGGAGCTTGCGGCTAACTATGCGTCAGCTGCCGCTCGTAATCGACAGTAA